The following are encoded in a window of Thermodesulfobacterium geofontis OPF15 genomic DNA:
- a CDS encoding D-glycero-alpha-D-manno-heptose-1,7-bisphosphate 7-phosphatase — MKEPAVFLDRDGTINEEMGYINDLSRLRILPGVATALKLLKDYGFKLIVVSNQSGPARGYFPKELVFETNELLQKRLKKKGVSIDDFFICFHHPEENCSCRKPKPGLILQALEKYSIDLERSYLIGDKIIDIETAQNAGIKGILVLTGYGKGELKYVAPQKGIFPHFVAKDLKSAAEFIIKDCFQKK; from the coding sequence ATGAAAGAACCAGCAGTATTTTTAGACAGAGATGGAACTATCAATGAAGAAATGGGTTATATTAATGATCTTTCTCGTTTAAGAATTTTACCAGGAGTAGCAACTGCTTTAAAACTTCTTAAAGATTACGGATTTAAGTTAATTGTAGTTAGTAATCAAAGCGGACCTGCAAGAGGTTACTTTCCAAAAGAGTTAGTTTTTGAGACAAATGAACTTTTACAAAAAAGACTTAAGAAGAAAGGTGTTTCTATAGATGATTTTTTTATCTGTTTTCATCATCCAGAAGAAAATTGTTCTTGTAGAAAACCTAAACCTGGTCTTATATTACAAGCTCTTGAAAAATACTCCATAGACCTTGAAAGATCATATTTAATAGGAGATAAAATTATAGATATAGAAACAGCACAAAACGCTGGAATAAAAGGAATTCTTGTTTTGACAGGATATGGGAAGGGGGAACTTAAATATGTAGCTCCTCAAAAAGGGATTTTTCCCCATTTTGTAGCAAAGGATCTTAAAAGTGCTGCTGAATTTATTATAAAGGATTGTTTTCAGAAAAAGTGA
- a CDS encoding polyribonucleotide nucleotidyltransferase, translating into MERLEVEIGSSAPIIIETGEYARFSDGAVIVKQGDTAVLVTAVMGENLVEGIDFVPLSVDYREQSSAWGKIPGGFIKREGKPTDREVLVSRLIDRSIRPLFPEGFFYDVVVTALTLSADEKFDPDVLSIIGASTALHISKIPFEGPLAGIRIARIDGEFLINPTYEERQKADLDLVVACSKDAIVMVEGGGKEVEEKVVIDALYLALTKCQALISAQENLRNQIGIPKKEIEILNLPEELINRLNEFCYNKIIKALEIPDKKLRKEELNKILEEFIASLENQEINKVALSYFYKKLVSQILRKKLFEEGKRIDGRTPDEIRPIEIKIHPFERPHGSAIFTRGQTQVFATVTLGSPEEAQMVESIYEGETFKRFMLHYNFPPFSTGEARPWGPPRRREIGHGALAERALEPLIPPEDTFPYIIRIVANVLESNGSTSMATVCAGSLALFDAGVPVSKHVAGIAMGLVMEEDKYIILTDILGEEDQLGDMDFKVAGTKEGITSIQMDIKIKGLKKEIMEEALLKAKKARLFILEKMYSAIPEPRKELSPYAPKIEIITVPEDKAFLIIGPGGKTVKEIREKTNTIIWVLEGGKVSITGKTKEDIEAAKREIEAIIAEIEIGKIYEGKITRIEPYGLFVEVFPGKIGLLHISKMENPPKDLKSAYSIGEKIRVKVLEFDELGRPRFTTKFDSEEGLTDERGGPIL; encoded by the coding sequence ATGGAGAGATTGGAGGTTGAAATTGGTTCTTCTGCGCCGATTATAATTGAAACTGGTGAATACGCCAGATTTTCTGATGGAGCAGTAATTGTTAAACAAGGAGATACTGCAGTTTTGGTTACTGCAGTTATGGGAGAAAATTTAGTTGAAGGGATAGATTTTGTCCCGCTTTCAGTTGATTATAGAGAGCAATCCTCTGCATGGGGTAAAATCCCTGGAGGATTTATAAAAAGAGAAGGGAAACCAACTGATAGAGAGGTTTTAGTTTCCCGTCTAATTGATCGTTCTATAAGACCTCTTTTTCCTGAAGGTTTTTTCTATGATGTAGTGGTAACAGCTTTAACTTTATCTGCTGATGAGAAATTTGATCCTGATGTTCTCTCAATTATAGGAGCCTCAACAGCATTACATATTTCTAAAATTCCTTTTGAAGGTCCTTTAGCAGGTATAAGGATCGCTAGAATAGATGGAGAGTTTTTAATCAATCCTACCTATGAAGAAAGACAAAAGGCAGATTTAGATTTGGTTGTTGCCTGTTCCAAAGATGCAATTGTTATGGTTGAGGGAGGAGGAAAAGAGGTTGAAGAAAAAGTTGTTATAGATGCTCTTTATTTGGCTTTAACAAAATGTCAAGCTTTAATATCTGCCCAAGAGAATCTAAGAAATCAAATAGGTATCCCTAAAAAGGAGATAGAAATTCTTAATTTACCAGAGGAACTAATAAATAGGCTAAATGAATTTTGTTACAATAAAATAATAAAAGCTTTAGAAATTCCAGATAAAAAGTTGAGAAAAGAAGAACTTAATAAAATTTTAGAAGAATTTATTGCGAGTTTAGAGAATCAAGAGATTAATAAGGTAGCTCTTAGTTATTTTTATAAAAAATTAGTTAGCCAAATTTTAAGAAAAAAACTTTTTGAAGAAGGGAAAAGAATTGATGGAAGAACCCCTGATGAAATAAGACCAATAGAGATAAAAATCCATCCCTTTGAAAGACCTCATGGGAGTGCCATTTTTACCAGAGGACAAACCCAGGTATTTGCTACTGTTACCTTAGGTTCACCTGAAGAAGCACAAATGGTTGAAAGTATCTATGAAGGAGAAACTTTTAAAAGATTTATGCTCCACTATAATTTTCCACCTTTTTCTACAGGGGAGGCAAGACCCTGGGGACCACCAAGAAGAAGAGAAATAGGACATGGGGCTTTAGCTGAAAGAGCACTTGAACCCTTAATTCCACCAGAAGATACCTTTCCCTATATTATTAGAATTGTAGCTAACGTTCTTGAATCTAATGGTTCCACTTCTATGGCAACTGTGTGTGCAGGTTCTCTTGCTTTATTTGATGCAGGAGTTCCTGTAAGTAAACATGTAGCTGGGATTGCAATGGGACTTGTGATGGAGGAAGATAAATATATTATCTTAACAGATATTTTAGGAGAGGAAGATCAATTAGGAGACATGGATTTTAAAGTTGCAGGTACAAAAGAAGGAATTACAAGTATTCAAATGGATATAAAAATAAAGGGGTTAAAAAAAGAAATTATGGAAGAAGCGTTATTAAAAGCTAAAAAGGCACGTTTATTTATATTGGAAAAAATGTATTCAGCAATTCCGGAGCCTCGTAAGGAACTTTCACCTTATGCTCCTAAAATTGAAATTATAACTGTTCCAGAAGACAAAGCATTCTTAATTATAGGTCCGGGAGGAAAAACTGTAAAAGAAATAAGAGAAAAAACTAACACTATAATATGGGTTCTTGAGGGAGGAAAAGTTTCTATTACTGGAAAAACAAAAGAAGATATAGAGGCAGCAAAAAGAGAAATAGAAGCTATAATTGCTGAAATTGAGATAGGTAAAATTTACGAAGGAAAGATAACAAGAATAGAACCTTATGGACTTTTTGTAGAAGTATTCCCTGGTAAAATAGGTCTTTTACATATTTCTAAGATGGAAAATCCTCCTAAGGATTTAAAATCAGCTTATAGTATTGGAGAAAAAATAAGGGTAAAGGTTTTAGAATTTGATGAACTTGGAAGACCAAGATTTACTACTAAATTTGATAGTGAAGAAGGTTTAACAGATGAAAGAGGAGGACCAATACTTTAA
- the waaC gene encoding lipopolysaccharide heptosyltransferase I has translation MKILIVKLSALGDVVQTLPSLSLLKKVFPESKIDWVVDKRNAEILEKHPYLNKILVFSNNTFFSFKNLKKFLKDLRSEEYDVVIDYQGLLKSGIITGLSKAKYKIGFANHREGSPLFYNLKLPPYDKNLHAVKRYLFLTKKAIEILGKHKDLIYSEEIPEPIFSSEILNKKLKFIKKPYIVFVPSARWETKWWPFSHWEKLIELCKDLAKNFDIFITGSSSEINLKSWAEEMEKKYPYIYSLVGKLSLKELIILIKDSKALVSVDTGPMHIAEALKKPVVALFGPTSPERTGPWAGDFKVIRSSLSCSPCFKKKCKELKCMFEIKPEEVKNALEELIIKYYSL, from the coding sequence GTGAAAATTTTAATAGTAAAACTTTCAGCTTTAGGTGATGTAGTTCAGACTTTACCCTCTTTAAGTTTATTAAAAAAGGTTTTTCCTGAATCTAAGATAGATTGGGTTGTAGATAAAAGAAATGCTGAAATCTTAGAAAAGCATCCTTATCTCAATAAAATTTTAGTTTTTTCAAATAATACCTTTTTTTCTTTTAAAAACCTGAAAAAATTCTTAAAAGATTTAAGATCAGAGGAGTACGACGTAGTTATAGATTATCAAGGACTTTTAAAAAGTGGAATTATTACTGGATTAAGCAAAGCTAAGTATAAAATTGGCTTTGCCAATCATAGAGAGGGAAGCCCCCTTTTTTATAACCTTAAACTTCCTCCCTATGATAAAAATTTACATGCAGTTAAAAGATACCTTTTTCTTACCAAAAAAGCGATCGAAATTTTAGGAAAGCATAAGGATTTAATTTATTCTGAAGAAATACCAGAACCAATTTTTTCTTCTGAAATATTAAATAAAAAGCTTAAATTTATTAAAAAACCTTATATAGTTTTTGTTCCTTCTGCACGTTGGGAGACTAAATGGTGGCCATTTTCGCATTGGGAAAAACTTATAGAGCTTTGTAAAGATTTAGCTAAGAATTTTGATATATTTATCACAGGAAGTTCATCAGAAATAAATTTAAAATCGTGGGCAGAAGAAATGGAAAAAAAATACCCCTATATTTATTCTTTAGTTGGTAAACTTTCTTTAAAAGAACTAATAATCTTAATAAAAGATTCAAAAGCTTTGGTAAGTGTTGATACTGGACCTATGCATATAGCTGAAGCATTAAAAAAACCTGTAGTAGCCTTATTTGGACCAACTTCTCCAGAAAGAACCGGACCTTGGGCTGGAGATTTTAAAGTTATTAGAAGTTCTTTATCTTGTAGCCCCTGTTTTAAGAAAAAATGTAAAGAATTAAAGTGTATGTTTGAGATAAAGCCTGAAGAAGTAAAAAATGCTTTGGAAGAGCTAATTATAAAGTATTATTCTCTATGA
- a CDS encoding zinc metalloprotease HtpX: MWNVLKTFLFLAILSILFIVVGNLIGGKTGATIALFMALIMNSIAYFFSDKIVLATTGAVPVDRSQAPELHAIVEEVARKAGIPKPKIYIVPVETPNAFATGRNPKNGVVAVTSGLLKLLNTEELKGVIAHEIAHIKNRDILISTIAAVLVGAITYLAHMAQWALMFGGIHRDDEDRGNPLGLIATLVAIIIVPIAATLIQLAISRSREFLADETGAKIIKNPGALAKALEKLETWNRAYPLDVNPAHAQMYIVNPLSSKSLFKLFSTHPPIEERIARLMKLAKEI; encoded by the coding sequence ATGTGGAATGTCTTAAAAACTTTTTTATTTTTAGCTATATTAAGCATTCTTTTTATTGTAGTTGGAAATTTAATCGGAGGAAAAACAGGGGCAACTATTGCTCTTTTCATGGCTTTAATAATGAATTCTATAGCCTATTTCTTTTCGGATAAGATTGTTCTTGCAACAACTGGAGCTGTACCTGTGGATCGTAGTCAAGCTCCAGAACTTCATGCTATAGTAGAGGAAGTAGCAAGAAAGGCTGGAATTCCTAAACCTAAAATATATATTGTCCCTGTTGAAACTCCTAATGCTTTTGCTACTGGAAGAAATCCTAAAAATGGCGTAGTTGCTGTAACTTCAGGATTATTAAAACTTTTAAATACTGAAGAATTAAAAGGGGTTATAGCACATGAAATTGCTCATATTAAAAATAGAGATATTTTAATTTCTACTATCGCTGCTGTATTAGTAGGAGCTATTACTTATCTTGCTCATATGGCTCAATGGGCTTTAATGTTTGGTGGAATTCATAGAGATGATGAGGATAGAGGAAATCCACTTGGTCTTATTGCAACCCTTGTTGCTATTATTATTGTTCCTATAGCTGCAACACTTATTCAACTTGCTATAAGTAGAAGTAGAGAATTTTTAGCTGATGAAACTGGAGCTAAAATTATTAAAAACCCAGGTGCTTTGGCAAAGGCTCTTGAAAAATTAGAAACCTGGAACAGAGCTTATCCTTTAGATGTAAACCCTGCCCATGCTCAGATGTATATTGTAAATCCTCTATCAAGTAAAAGTTTATTTAAATTATTTTCAACTCATCCTCCTATTGAAGAAAGAATTGCGAGACTTATGAAATTAGCAAAAGAAATTTAG
- a CDS encoding Rne/Rng family ribonuclease: MEKLLISYTPFETRVGLIEGNQLVEFYVERPSEKGLVGNIYKAKVVRVVPGINSAFVDLGLSRTAFLFGDDIMPSGEVDWDKEGIMITHLHEILKEGQEILVQVIKEPIGNKGARVSTNLTLPGHYLVYLPYMNHIGISRKINNEKDRKRLREMLDKIRPLNTGWIIRTAAVEASEEDLKIEMEFLLNFWQEIKEKAEKVKAPALIYEELNIALRAIRDLFNKQISAIIVDNKEFYEQIKNFLNKFFPHLTPYVELYEGHEDIFTAHGIQIDIKKILSRKVWLKSGGFIVIEPCEAFTAIDVNTGRYTGTKELEETVFKINLEAAEEIAYQLRLRNIGGLIIIDFIDMENPEHQELVVQTLKEALKKDKAKHSILPISPFGILQMTRERKRESLYQIFYETCPYCSGEGKIKSKRTIYYEILRRIMKMGPHIKNKKVEIEINPELSEIIGEEIQYLEDLEKKYNFTATLKPNKEFPIWEYKFHIM; encoded by the coding sequence ATGGAAAAATTACTTATAAGTTATACACCGTTTGAGACAAGAGTCGGGCTTATAGAGGGAAATCAATTAGTAGAATTTTATGTGGAGAGACCTTCTGAAAAGGGATTGGTTGGGAATATATATAAAGCCAAAGTGGTAAGAGTGGTTCCTGGTATTAATTCAGCATTCGTAGATCTTGGTTTGTCAAGGACTGCTTTTCTTTTTGGTGATGATATAATGCCTTCAGGTGAAGTAGATTGGGATAAAGAAGGTATAATGATTACCCATCTACATGAAATTCTTAAAGAAGGGCAAGAGATTTTGGTTCAAGTAATAAAAGAGCCTATAGGAAACAAGGGAGCAAGGGTTTCAACCAATCTTACCTTACCTGGGCACTACTTAGTTTATCTTCCCTATATGAATCATATAGGTATTTCAAGAAAAATAAATAATGAAAAGGATCGTAAAAGATTAAGGGAGATGTTAGATAAAATAAGACCCCTCAATACTGGTTGGATTATAAGGACTGCTGCAGTTGAGGCTTCTGAAGAAGATCTAAAAATTGAAATGGAGTTTTTACTGAATTTTTGGCAAGAAATAAAAGAAAAAGCAGAAAAAGTAAAAGCTCCAGCCCTTATTTATGAAGAATTAAATATAGCTTTAAGAGCAATAAGAGATCTTTTTAATAAACAGATTTCAGCCATAATAGTAGATAATAAAGAATTTTATGAACAGATTAAAAATTTTTTAAATAAGTTTTTCCCTCATCTTACTCCTTATGTAGAACTTTATGAAGGACATGAAGATATTTTTACAGCTCATGGAATTCAAATAGATATAAAAAAAATACTCTCTCGAAAGGTATGGTTAAAATCAGGTGGTTTTATTGTAATTGAACCTTGCGAAGCTTTCACTGCTATAGATGTTAATACAGGAAGATATACTGGAACTAAAGAGCTTGAGGAGACAGTTTTTAAAATAAACTTAGAAGCTGCAGAAGAAATTGCTTATCAATTGAGGCTTAGAAATATAGGAGGGCTCATTATTATTGATTTCATAGATATGGAAAATCCTGAACATCAAGAATTAGTTGTACAGACACTAAAAGAAGCTTTAAAAAAAGATAAAGCTAAACACAGCATTTTACCTATTTCTCCTTTTGGGATACTTCAAATGACAAGAGAAAGAAAAAGAGAGTCTCTTTATCAAATATTTTATGAAACTTGTCCTTATTGCTCTGGTGAAGGAAAAATAAAAAGTAAGAGGACTATTTATTATGAAATATTAAGAAGAATTATGAAAATGGGTCCCCATATTAAAAATAAGAAGGTTGAAATAGAGATAAATCCTGAGCTATCTGAGATTATAGGGGAAGAAATCCAATACTTGGAAGATCTTGAAAAAAAATATAATTTTACCGCTACTTTAAAACCAAATAAGGAATTCCCTATTTGGGAGTATAAATTTCATATTATGTAA
- a CDS encoding purine-nucleoside phosphorylase, translating to MKEEDQYFKKVEETYQFLKENVPFAPDIIITLGTGLSSLGEKVEKVKTFPYREIPNFPISTVETHKGELVFGYLEDKKVAVLQGRFHYYEGYSAKELTFPLRVLTLFKPKIYIVSNAAGGLNLSFKAGDIMIIKDHINLIPDNPLRGINNEAWGPRFPDMSCAYDLELRDLFKKVSQKLNEEVKEGVYVAVPGPSLETPAETRFLRMIGADAVGMSTVPEVIVAVHAGLKVLGISVISNVNDPDNFKPILFSEVVEQSKKTEKRLEKIIRAFIRDLKI from the coding sequence ATGAAAGAGGAGGACCAATACTTTAAAAAAGTTGAAGAGACTTACCAATTTTTAAAAGAAAATGTCCCTTTTGCCCCTGATATAATAATTACCTTAGGAACTGGTCTTTCTTCTCTGGGAGAAAAAGTTGAAAAAGTAAAAACTTTTCCTTATAGAGAAATTCCAAATTTCCCTATTTCTACAGTAGAAACTCATAAAGGGGAACTTGTTTTCGGTTATTTAGAAGATAAAAAAGTAGCTGTTTTACAAGGAAGATTTCACTATTATGAAGGTTATTCTGCAAAAGAGTTAACTTTTCCTTTAAGAGTGCTTACCCTCTTTAAACCAAAAATTTATATAGTTTCTAATGCTGCAGGAGGATTAAATTTAAGTTTTAAAGCTGGAGATATAATGATTATAAAAGATCATATAAATTTAATTCCAGATAATCCCTTAAGAGGGATTAATAATGAAGCTTGGGGGCCAAGATTTCCTGATATGTCATGTGCCTATGACTTAGAACTGAGGGATTTATTTAAAAAGGTTTCCCAAAAACTTAATGAAGAAGTAAAAGAAGGGGTTTATGTTGCAGTTCCTGGACCAAGTTTAGAAACACCTGCAGAAACAAGATTTTTACGTATGATAGGAGCAGACGCAGTTGGAATGTCTACAGTGCCTGAAGTAATTGTAGCTGTCCATGCAGGACTTAAAGTTTTAGGAATTTCAGTTATTTCTAATGTTAATGATCCTGACAATTTCAAACCTATTCTTTTTTCTGAAGTGGTAGAACAATCTAAAAAAACAGAAAAAAGATTAGAAAAAATTATAAGGGCATTTATAAGGGATTTAAAAATTTAA
- a CDS encoding ABC transporter ATP-binding protein, protein MELLFFLKNILHYLKPFWKKFLLALFFASLTSTLTGFSTWAIKPIFNYVFIEKHYEYFKWIPFFIILIFTLMGCFSLLQAYLMKDVSTGMVNLIRLDLFKKCLSIPVEHLTKYGEGQTISRVINDTSQIEPILGDNLQTFFKETLTVFALLGVAFYQKWDLTLVALLTIPIIVFGAKALGIKTRKARKLAQSATGELTQKMNEITKGIKEIKISGSYDKLSDLFLKELNKFYRWSLKITKYREGSKSLVDIMTGFGGALVIGYGGFLIIKGSLSPGAFLSILASILLIFNPLRKLARSYTGLKEIQGAWIRIQEIFELPEEKGGTLKAFAPSQGFLFKDVSFRYSPQLPLALEKINLFIPTNKITALVGQSGSGKTTLVSLLPRFYDPQEGDIYLDSTPLKDFDISSLRSLFGMVLQEPFLFNLSIWDNLIMVKPSATKEEVIEACKLAMIHDFIEKLPQGYETILGKNGLSLSGGEKQRLALARVFLKKPPIIILDEATSQLDSITEFAIHQALENLKDKHTIIIIAHRLSTVKKADKIVVLDKGKIVAEGTHDELLEKSPLYQELYKTFHRE, encoded by the coding sequence TTGGAACTTCTTTTTTTCCTAAAAAATATCTTACATTATTTAAAACCTTTCTGGAAAAAATTTCTCCTTGCTCTTTTTTTTGCTTCTCTTACTTCTACTTTAACAGGTTTTAGCACCTGGGCTATAAAACCTATTTTTAATTATGTTTTTATAGAAAAACATTATGAATATTTTAAATGGATTCCTTTCTTTATCATTTTAATTTTTACCCTTATGGGATGTTTTTCCCTTCTTCAAGCTTATTTAATGAAAGATGTTTCAACAGGAATGGTAAATCTTATTAGACTTGATCTCTTTAAAAAATGTCTTTCCATCCCTGTAGAACATTTAACTAAATATGGAGAGGGGCAAACTATTTCAAGAGTGATAAATGACACCTCTCAAATTGAACCTATCTTAGGTGATAATCTTCAAACCTTTTTTAAAGAAACTTTGACTGTTTTTGCTCTATTAGGAGTTGCTTTTTATCAAAAATGGGATCTAACTTTGGTTGCACTATTAACTATCCCTATAATTGTCTTTGGAGCTAAAGCTTTAGGAATAAAAACAAGAAAAGCAAGAAAACTTGCTCAAAGTGCTACAGGAGAGCTTACTCAAAAAATGAATGAAATAACTAAAGGGATAAAAGAAATAAAAATAAGTGGCTCCTATGATAAATTGTCAGATCTTTTTTTAAAGGAATTAAATAAATTCTATAGATGGAGCTTAAAAATTACCAAATATAGAGAAGGTTCTAAAAGTTTAGTAGATATTATGACAGGATTTGGAGGTGCTTTAGTTATAGGCTATGGAGGTTTTTTAATTATAAAAGGCTCTCTTTCTCCAGGAGCCTTTCTTTCTATCTTGGCATCTATCCTTCTTATCTTTAATCCCCTAAGAAAACTTGCAAGGTCTTATACAGGTTTAAAAGAAATTCAAGGAGCCTGGATAAGAATCCAAGAAATTTTTGAATTGCCAGAAGAAAAAGGAGGAACTTTAAAAGCCTTTGCTCCCTCTCAGGGATTCTTGTTTAAAGATGTATCTTTTAGATATTCACCTCAATTACCACTTGCTTTAGAAAAAATCAATTTATTTATACCTACTAATAAAATCACAGCTTTAGTTGGGCAAAGTGGATCAGGAAAAACTACTTTAGTTTCTCTTCTACCAAGATTTTATGATCCTCAAGAAGGAGATATTTATTTAGATAGCACTCCTTTAAAAGATTTTGACATTTCAAGTTTGAGAAGTCTTTTTGGTATGGTTTTGCAAGAACCTTTTCTCTTTAATCTTTCAATTTGGGATAATTTAATAATGGTGAAACCTTCTGCTACAAAAGAAGAAGTGATAGAGGCTTGTAAATTAGCTATGATTCATGATTTTATTGAAAAACTTCCTCAGGGCTATGAAACTATTCTTGGGAAAAATGGATTGAGTCTGTCTGGGGGAGAAAAACAAAGATTAGCTTTAGCAAGGGTTTTTCTAAAAAAACCTCCTATAATAATTCTTGATGAAGCTACAAGTCAACTTGATAGTATAACAGAATTTGCTATCCACCAAGCTTTAGAAAATTTAAAAGACAAGCATACTATTATTATTATTGCTCATCGTTTATCAACTGTTAAAAAAGCAGATAAAATCGTTGTTCTTGACAAAGGAAAAATCGTAGCTGAAGGAACTCATGATGAATTACTGGAAAAATCTCCTCTTTATCAGGAACTTTATAAAACTTTTCATAGAGAATAA